A single genomic interval of Magnetospirillum sp. 15-1 harbors:
- a CDS encoding diguanylate cyclase, which yields MSALVCVLRQGNVVFINQAGVRVLGLGSQADAVGMAFVEFVETDYRFLVEAGWELLAEEEFLPLKLMRRDGTLFEAEIRVRLIPGPEESFLVEARDISKFVKSAEALREREERLQGVLASVAEGIITVDERGIIETANPAADRMFGYGKGKLVGQHIGVMMGSELREQHQELFAQYMAGSAKLMGRSVESLGHRADGSHFPMEISVSELRYGKGRLFTGILRDISERKENEERIKRLAHHDTLTGLPNRNLLNDRISHALARVRRHGGRMAVLYVDLDKFKPINDTLGHEAGDAVLREVARRLNNCVRSSDTVSRVGGDEFVVVVEEIGRPGEAAMVARKIIETLGTPIPYEGHDCHVGASIGIAVFPDDGNTMDEVSKAADVAMYRVKHSGRNGYCFYSDSVPVDEIDLAEAPAGG from the coding sequence GTGTCGGCGCTCGTTTGCGTCCTGCGCCAGGGCAATGTGGTCTTCATCAATCAGGCCGGCGTCAGGGTCCTCGGGCTGGGTTCGCAGGCCGATGCCGTGGGCATGGCCTTCGTCGAATTCGTCGAGACCGACTACCGCTTCCTGGTGGAGGCCGGCTGGGAATTGCTGGCCGAGGAAGAGTTCCTGCCGCTGAAGCTGATGCGTCGCGACGGCACCCTGTTCGAGGCGGAAATCCGGGTCCGATTGATTCCCGGACCCGAGGAGAGCTTCCTGGTCGAGGCCCGCGACATCTCGAAATTCGTCAAGTCGGCCGAGGCGCTGCGCGAGCGCGAGGAGCGGCTGCAGGGGGTGCTGGCCTCGGTGGCCGAAGGCATCATCACCGTGGACGAGCGCGGCATCATCGAGACCGCCAACCCGGCCGCCGACCGCATGTTCGGCTATGGCAAGGGCAAGCTGGTCGGCCAGCACATCGGTGTGATGATGGGCTCGGAGCTGCGGGAGCAGCATCAGGAGCTGTTCGCCCAGTACATGGCCGGTTCCGCCAAGCTGATGGGCCGGTCGGTGGAAAGCCTGGGGCACCGGGCCGACGGGTCCCATTTCCCCATGGAAATCTCGGTGAGCGAACTGCGTTACGGCAAGGGGCGGCTGTTCACCGGTATCCTGCGCGACATCTCCGAGCGCAAGGAGAACGAGGAGCGCATCAAGCGCCTGGCCCATCACGACACCCTGACCGGGCTGCCCAACCGCAATCTGCTCAACGACCGCATCAGCCACGCTTTGGCCCGTGTGCGCCGCCACGGCGGCCGGATGGCGGTGCTTTATGTGGACCTGGACAAGTTCAAGCCCATCAACGACACCCTGGGCCACGAAGCCGGCGACGCCGTCCTGCGCGAAGTGGCGCGGCGACTGAACAATTGCGTCCGCAGTTCCGATACCGTGTCCCGGGTCGGCGGCGACGAATTCGTGGTGGTGGTCGAGGAGATCGGCCGCCCCGGCGAGGCGGCCATGGTGGCGCGCAAGATCATCGAGACCCTGGGCACTCCCATTCCCTACGAGGGGCACGATTGTCACGTGGGGGCGTCCATCGGCATCGCGGTGTTTCCCGATGACGGCAACACCATGGACGAGGTCAGCAAGGCGGCCGACGTGGCCATGTACCGGGTCAAGCACTCGGGCCGCAACGGCTATTGCTTCTATTCCGACTCGGTGCCGGTCGACGAGATCGATCTGGCCGAGGCTCCGGCCGGCGGCTGA
- a CDS encoding bifunctional aminoglycoside phosphotransferase/ATP-binding protein, with amino-acid sequence MSPCPGSSPSEAEAFLADPRSHGGRAVERIDTHISTLFLAGDRVFKLKKPVRLPFLDFSTLAARRKACEAELEINRRATPDLYLGVRALTRASGGGLELDGKGEAVDWAVEMRRFDQDTLFDRLVRRGELDRERCNALTEAIADFHRVAPIRRDRGGRAGLDWTVATNRLSMLAHAQGQGGAPAILPVDEVEELARLSFAALERFAPRLEARRAAGLVRQCHGDLHLGNICLWQGRPALFDAIEFSEDIACIDVIYDLAFLLMDLDHRGARRQANWVMNHYLDLTADFAGIAPMPLYLSARAGVRAHVCATMAAGASGEAGERLVGDARSYLAAARRYLAPPSPRLLAVGGLSGSGKSRMGRELAPFLAVPGAAVVRSDSLRKHLMGVPIHEKLGPDGYAPEVTERTYERLYDTCAALLADGHSAVADAVFARPEQREAIERVAKAAGVRFDGLWLEAPAELSKLRIAGRKANVSDATPQVLERQLSYDLGAITWTRIDSSPPKDVTLAAGRVALGV; translated from the coding sequence GTGTCACCCTGCCCAGGCTCTAGCCCCTCGGAGGCCGAGGCCTTCCTGGCCGACCCGCGCAGCCATGGCGGCCGGGCGGTGGAGCGTATCGACACCCATATCTCGACCCTGTTCCTGGCCGGCGACCGCGTCTTCAAGCTGAAGAAGCCGGTGCGCCTGCCGTTCCTCGACTTCTCCACCCTGGCGGCGCGCCGGAAAGCCTGCGAGGCCGAACTGGAGATCAACCGCCGCGCCACCCCCGACCTCTATCTTGGTGTCCGCGCGCTGACCCGTGCCTCCGGCGGCGGGCTGGAACTGGACGGCAAGGGTGAGGCGGTGGATTGGGCGGTGGAGATGCGCCGCTTCGACCAGGATACCCTGTTCGACCGGCTGGTCCGGCGGGGGGAACTGGACCGCGAGCGCTGCAACGCCCTGACCGAGGCCATCGCCGATTTCCACCGCGTGGCGCCGATACGCAGAGACCGGGGTGGGCGGGCCGGGCTGGACTGGACCGTCGCCACCAACCGTCTGTCCATGCTGGCCCATGCTCAGGGGCAAGGAGGGGCGCCCGCCATCCTGCCGGTGGACGAGGTGGAGGAGCTGGCCCGGCTCTCCTTCGCCGCCCTGGAACGCTTTGCCCCCCGGCTGGAGGCGCGGCGGGCGGCGGGTTTGGTGCGCCAGTGCCACGGCGACCTGCACCTGGGGAACATCTGCCTGTGGCAGGGGCGGCCGGCGCTGTTCGATGCCATCGAATTCTCCGAGGATATCGCCTGCATCGACGTGATCTACGATCTGGCCTTTTTGCTGATGGACCTGGACCATCGCGGAGCGCGGCGGCAGGCCAACTGGGTGATGAACCACTACCTGGACCTAACCGCCGATTTCGCCGGCATCGCCCCCATGCCGCTCTATCTGTCGGCCAGGGCCGGGGTGCGCGCCCATGTGTGCGCCACCATGGCGGCGGGGGCGAGTGGCGAGGCGGGGGAGAGGCTGGTCGGCGACGCCCGCTCGTATCTGGCCGCCGCGCGGCGCTATCTCGCGCCGCCTTCTCCCCGGCTGCTGGCGGTGGGGGGGCTTTCGGGCAGCGGCAAGTCGCGCATGGGCCGCGAACTGGCCCCCTTCCTGGCGGTGCCCGGCGCGGCGGTGGTGCGCAGCGATTCACTGCGCAAGCACCTGATGGGCGTCCCCATCCACGAGAAGCTCGGCCCCGACGGCTATGCGCCCGAGGTGACGGAGCGGACCTATGAGCGGCTCTACGACACCTGCGCCGCCCTGCTGGCCGACGGCCATTCGGCGGTGGCCGACGCGGTGTTCGCCCGGCCCGAGCAGCGCGAGGCCATCGAGCGGGTGGCCAAGGCGGCGGGGGTGCGTTTCGACGGCCTGTGGCTGGAGGCCCCGGCCGAATTGTCCAAGCTCCGTATCGCCGGACGCAAGGCCAACGTCTCCGACGCCACGCCCCAGGTGCTGGAGCGGCAACTGTCCTACGATCTGGGGGCCATCACCTGGACGCGCATCGATTCCTCGCCGCCCAAGGACGTGACCCTGGCGGCCGGCAGGGTCGCGCTGGGAGTATAG
- a CDS encoding demethoxyubiquinone hydroxylase family protein — translation MKTADKRIPGDLDHAGLIDRFLRVNQAGELGAVRIYEGQRAILGRKGGKAAPLLKRMAEQEQEHLDAFNRLIAERRTRPTVLSPLWHLAGFALGAGTALLGEKAAMACTVAVEETIDEHYARQAQQLGEDEAALKETILRFRDEEIEHRDIGLEHGAEQAPAYPLLSATIKGGCRLAIWLSERI, via the coding sequence ATGAAGACCGCGGATAAACGCATTCCCGGCGACCTGGACCATGCCGGCCTGATCGACCGCTTCCTGCGGGTCAATCAGGCGGGTGAGTTGGGCGCCGTGCGCATCTATGAGGGACAGAGGGCGATCCTCGGCCGCAAGGGGGGTAAGGCCGCTCCACTGCTCAAGCGTATGGCAGAGCAGGAACAGGAACATCTGGACGCCTTCAACCGTCTGATCGCCGAGCGCCGCACCCGGCCGACCGTCCTGTCGCCGCTGTGGCATCTGGCCGGCTTCGCGCTCGGGGCCGGTACCGCCCTGCTGGGCGAGAAGGCGGCCATGGCCTGCACCGTGGCGGTGGAGGAGACCATCGACGAGCACTACGCCCGTCAGGCCCAGCAATTGGGCGAGGACGAGGCGGCGCTGAAGGAGACCATCCTCAGGTTCCGCGACGAGGAGATCGAGCACCGCGACATCGGGCTGGAGCACGGCGCCGAGCAGGCTCCGGCCTATCCCCTGCTGTCGGCGACCATCAAGGGCGGCTGCCGTCTGGCCATCTGGCTCAGCGAGCGGATCTGA
- a CDS encoding histidine phosphatase family protein, translating into MTIYLVRHGQSEGNRDRVLSGVSDHPLTELGRAQAQEAGRALYGLRFAHVLTSRLSRAVDTCDLLLEAAQARVVGRRRGLERLNERNFGVFEGVADDEAALAADPVRRQVAFDVAFRPQGGESMLDCLERSVTCFEADILPLAADGHVLVVSHGNVVRSLALHHLGWPVEMLPEMPSRNGLITRIEPAGWRVRSAR; encoded by the coding sequence GTGACCATCTATCTCGTCCGCCACGGCCAGTCCGAGGGCAATCGCGACCGGGTATTGTCGGGCGTCAGCGATCATCCGCTGACCGAGCTGGGGCGTGCCCAGGCGCAAGAGGCCGGCCGCGCCCTGTACGGGCTGCGTTTCGCCCATGTGCTGACGTCCCGCCTGTCGCGGGCGGTGGACACCTGCGACCTGCTGCTGGAGGCCGCCCAGGCGCGGGTGGTCGGCCGCCGAAGGGGCCTGGAGCGGCTGAACGAGCGGAATTTCGGCGTGTTCGAGGGTGTGGCCGACGACGAGGCGGCCCTGGCGGCCGATCCGGTCCGCCGCCAGGTGGCCTTCGACGTGGCGTTCCGGCCCCAAGGCGGCGAGTCCATGCTGGATTGCCTGGAGCGCTCCGTCACCTGCTTCGAGGCCGACATCCTGCCCCTGGCGGCGGATGGTCATGTGCTGGTGGTATCCCACGGCAACGTGGTGCGCTCGCTGGCGCTGCATCACCTGGGCTGGCCGGTGGAGATGCTGCCCGAAATGCCGTCGCGCAACGGCCTGATCACCCGGATCGAACCGGCCGGGTGGCGGGTCAGATCCGCTCGCTGA
- a CDS encoding XylR N-terminal domain-containing protein, producing MMLPDLVSFDPDRGLISFCGRRAVLVQADAMGALRKELIDTLGVDIAKVILTRFGYSCGQSDARHLHALMGDDAVSEFVLAGPKLHMLEGVVCVETHALLIDPETGHYDMAGVWKNSYEAEQHVRLFGPSSDPVCWTVSGYASGFSSVAFDTPMICIEDQCVGRGHAECSWRLISADICGPEHDEHRRLFMPLNLQQHINLLEQKVQQRTADLAASESRYRDLVDNLSEIVFSLDGNGQLVHLNRAGRRRLGLSADGEMVPLARLMTMPHRRRLARFLRQVGDSGSEGRIETALRSLHGEEIPAQMQISPVMDGERLAGYRGLAIDISQRQARERKLTEYASSLESQLAQATRLAGLGQFASGIAHEINNPMGLISAYAEDLLDTIGDGGGGEAVDVERLRRGLATIQEQAYRCKYITQNVLSFARDQVVNLEPTNLGALVRDKVAFFSDRAGGASLDIRLTINDDLPPVRTDPSLIGQVLLNLLKNAVEATESNGRLMVSLGRFRSRIRLEVADDGPGLAPEIMEKVFDPFFTTKEPDRGTGLGLSICYGIVRSLGGTITCGNRPAGGAWFRVSLPIIAPEGSVER from the coding sequence ATGATGTTGCCCGATCTGGTCAGCTTTGATCCGGATCGTGGCTTGATTTCATTTTGTGGACGCCGTGCGGTGTTGGTCCAGGCCGACGCCATGGGAGCCTTGCGCAAGGAGTTGATCGACACCCTGGGCGTCGACATCGCCAAGGTGATCCTGACCCGCTTCGGCTATAGCTGCGGCCAGAGTGACGCACGGCACCTGCACGCCCTGATGGGCGACGATGCCGTATCGGAATTCGTCCTGGCCGGGCCGAAGCTGCACATGCTCGAAGGCGTGGTGTGCGTCGAGACCCATGCCCTGCTCATCGATCCGGAAACCGGCCATTACGACATGGCCGGGGTGTGGAAGAACTCGTACGAGGCGGAACAGCACGTGCGGTTGTTCGGGCCATCCTCCGATCCGGTGTGCTGGACGGTGTCGGGCTATGCCTCGGGCTTCTCGTCGGTGGCCTTCGACACGCCGATGATCTGCATCGAGGACCAATGCGTGGGGCGCGGCCATGCCGAATGCTCGTGGCGCCTGATCTCGGCCGATATCTGCGGCCCCGAGCACGACGAGCATCGCCGCCTGTTCATGCCGCTCAATCTGCAGCAGCACATCAACCTGCTGGAGCAGAAGGTGCAGCAGCGCACCGCTGATCTGGCCGCCTCGGAATCCCGCTACCGCGATCTGGTGGACAACCTGTCGGAGATCGTCTTCAGCCTGGACGGCAATGGCCAGCTGGTTCACCTCAACCGGGCCGGGCGCCGCCGTCTGGGCCTGTCGGCCGACGGCGAGATGGTGCCGCTGGCCCGCCTGATGACCATGCCCCACCGCCGCCGTCTGGCCCGCTTCCTGCGTCAGGTGGGCGACAGCGGGTCCGAGGGCCGTATCGAGACCGCCTTGCGCAGCCTGCACGGCGAGGAAATTCCCGCCCAGATGCAGATCAGCCCGGTGATGGACGGCGAGCGGCTGGCCGGCTATCGCGGTCTGGCCATCGACATCTCCCAGCGTCAGGCCCGCGAGCGCAAGCTGACCGAATACGCCTCCAGCCTGGAAAGCCAGTTGGCCCAGGCCACCCGTCTGGCCGGGCTGGGGCAGTTCGCCTCGGGCATCGCCCACGAGATCAACAACCCCATGGGGCTGATCTCGGCCTATGCCGAGGATCTGCTCGACACCATCGGCGATGGCGGCGGCGGGGAGGCGGTCGACGTCGAGCGTCTGCGCCGTGGGCTGGCGACCATCCAGGAACAGGCCTACCGCTGCAAGTACATCACCCAGAACGTGCTGTCCTTCGCCCGCGATCAGGTGGTCAACCTGGAGCCCACCAACCTGGGCGCCCTGGTGCGCGACAAGGTGGCCTTCTTCAGCGACCGGGCCGGGGGGGCTTCCCTCGACATCCGCCTGACCATCAACGACGACCTGCCGCCGGTCCGCACCGATCCCAGCCTGATCGGCCAGGTGCTGCTCAATCTGCTGAAGAATGCCGTCGAGGCGACGGAATCCAATGGCCGCCTCATGGTGTCGCTGGGCCGTTTCCGCAGCCGTATCCGCCTGGAAGTAGCCGATGACGGGCCGGGGCTGGCGCCGGAGATCATGGAAAAGGTCTTCGATCCGTTTTTCACCACCAAGGAGCCCGATAGGGGAACCGGCCTCGGCCTGTCCATCTGCTACGGCATCGTCCGCTCCCTGGGGGGGACCATCACCTGCGGCAACCGCCCGGCCGGGGGGGCCTGGTTCCGCGTGTCGCTGCCAATAATTGCACCCGAGGGGAGTGTCGAGCGATGA
- a CDS encoding universal stress protein has protein sequence MSAFKSILVPVEDELSAALPLDTALRLAGRFSGHVTGLHVRSDPTNAVPLVGEGMSGAMVEEMIGIAETQAAQRAKLARTAFDAALARNGAPLADAPPVDGLSAEWVEVVGREEDVVTWRGRVSDLVVFGHPGGEAEVAAKITLNTALMACGRPLLLCPADPAPLPGTNVCIAWNGSAEAARAVAFAMPFLRGAASVTILTVAEHAGGPAPAGELESYLAWNGIAATTTVIHAPNSHAGEELLGQVRKTGADLLVMGAYTHSRLRQLIMGGVTRHVISHAPLHVLMCH, from the coding sequence ATGTCCGCCTTCAAATCCATTCTCGTCCCGGTCGAGGACGAGCTGTCCGCCGCCCTTCCGCTGGACACCGCCTTGCGTCTGGCCGGGCGTTTCTCGGGCCATGTGACGGGATTGCACGTGCGCAGCGACCCCACCAACGCGGTGCCGCTGGTGGGCGAGGGAATGTCGGGGGCCATGGTCGAGGAGATGATCGGCATCGCCGAGACCCAGGCCGCCCAACGCGCCAAGCTGGCGCGGACCGCCTTCGACGCCGCCCTGGCCCGCAACGGCGCGCCGCTGGCCGACGCGCCGCCGGTCGACGGCCTGTCCGCCGAGTGGGTCGAGGTGGTCGGGCGCGAGGAGGACGTGGTCACCTGGCGCGGCCGGGTCTCCGACCTGGTGGTGTTCGGCCATCCCGGCGGCGAGGCCGAGGTGGCGGCCAAGATCACCCTGAACACCGCGCTGATGGCCTGTGGCCGTCCGCTGCTGCTGTGCCCGGCCGATCCGGCTCCGCTGCCCGGCACCAATGTGTGTATCGCCTGGAACGGCAGCGCCGAGGCCGCCCGTGCCGTGGCCTTCGCCATGCCCTTCCTGAGGGGGGCGGCATCGGTGACCATCCTGACCGTGGCCGAGCATGCCGGCGGTCCCGCCCCTGCCGGAGAGCTGGAGAGCTATCTGGCCTGGAACGGCATCGCCGCGACCACCACCGTCATCCACGCCCCCAACTCCCATGCCGGCGAGGAATTGCTGGGGCAGGTCCGCAAGACCGGCGCCGACCTGCTGGTCATGGGGGCCTACACCCATTCGCGCCTGCGCCAGCTGATCATGGGCGGCGTCACCCGCCACGTCATCTCCCACGCGCCGCTGCACGTGCTGATGTGCCATTGA
- a CDS encoding methylmalonyl Co-A mutase-associated GTPase MeaB encodes MTLDDIRAGGKAALARALAELERFPDAPATVALLDSAYAEPRAHVVGMTGPPGVGKSTLMNALIGGWRADGRTVGCIAVDPSSRRSGGALLGDRTRLTTDPEDQGIFVRSMAARDRLGGLAALTVSAMVLMRALYDVVLIETVGVGQSETDVVGVADTVLFCVQPGSGDSLQFMKAGIAEIPHVVVVTKADMGAAAVRARADVQGALGLGGGGDHEGWETPVLMVSSARREGMDSLVAAIDAHAGWLGEGGRLAAARHAQAEAWLEEAVRERFGREGVRRAGDLSLRMGASPFARLAELSVRLGFDSKG; translated from the coding sequence GTGACCCTTGACGACATCCGGGCGGGCGGTAAGGCCGCCCTGGCCCGTGCCCTGGCCGAACTGGAGCGTTTTCCCGACGCGCCCGCCACCGTGGCCCTGCTGGACAGCGCCTATGCCGAACCGCGCGCCCACGTGGTGGGCATGACCGGGCCGCCAGGCGTCGGCAAGTCCACCTTGATGAACGCCCTGATCGGCGGCTGGCGCGCCGATGGGCGCACGGTGGGCTGCATCGCCGTCGATCCTTCGTCGCGGCGCTCGGGCGGCGCTCTGCTGGGGGATCGCACCCGGCTGACCACCGATCCCGAGGATCAGGGCATCTTCGTGCGTTCCATGGCGGCCCGTGACCGCCTGGGCGGGCTGGCGGCGCTGACCGTTTCGGCCATGGTGCTGATGCGGGCGCTTTACGACGTGGTGCTGATCGAGACGGTCGGTGTGGGCCAGAGCGAAACCGACGTGGTCGGCGTGGCCGATACCGTGCTGTTCTGCGTCCAGCCGGGTTCGGGCGATTCGCTGCAGTTCATGAAGGCCGGCATCGCCGAGATTCCCCATGTGGTGGTGGTCACCAAGGCCGACATGGGCGCGGCGGCGGTCCGTGCCCGCGCCGATGTGCAGGGAGCCCTGGGTCTGGGCGGCGGCGGCGATCACGAGGGCTGGGAGACGCCGGTGCTGATGGTCTCCTCCGCCCGGCGCGAGGGGATGGACTCCCTGGTCGCCGCCATCGACGCCCATGCCGGCTGGCTGGGAGAGGGGGGGCGTCTGGCCGCCGCCCGCCACGCCCAGGCCGAGGCCTGGCTGGAGGAGGCGGTGCGCGAGCGCTTCGGCCGCGAAGGCGTGCGCCGGGCTGGCGACCTTTCCCTGCGGATGGGGGCGTCGCCCTTCGCCCGGCTCGCGGAATTGTCGGTACGGTTGGGTTTCGACTCTAAAGGTTGA
- the dcd gene encoding dCTP deaminase — translation MSVMPDTWIREMATTKGMIEPFTEKLQREGVISYGLSSYGYDARVSREFKIFTNVDSAVVDPKSFAPNSLVDRETDVCVIPPNSFALARTVEYFRIPRDVLVICLGKSTYARCGIIVNVTPLEPEWEGHVTLEFSNTTPLPAKIYANEGACQFIFLKGDSVCETSYGDRSGKYQGQQGVTLPRL, via the coding sequence ATGTCCGTCATGCCCGACACCTGGATTCGCGAGATGGCCACGACGAAGGGCATGATCGAGCCCTTCACCGAGAAGCTGCAGCGCGAAGGCGTCATCTCCTACGGCCTGTCCTCCTACGGCTACGACGCCCGCGTCAGCCGCGAATTCAAAATCTTCACCAACGTGGATTCGGCGGTGGTAGATCCCAAGTCCTTCGCGCCCAACAGTCTGGTCGACCGCGAAACCGACGTCTGCGTCATTCCGCCCAACAGCTTCGCCCTGGCCCGTACCGTGGAGTATTTCCGCATCCCCCGCGACGTGCTGGTGATCTGCCTGGGCAAGTCGACCTATGCCCGCTGCGGCATCATCGTCAACGTGACGCCGCTGGAGCCCGAGTGGGAGGGCCACGTCACCTTGGAATTCTCCAACACCACGCCGCTGCCCGCCAAGATCTACGCTAACGAGGGTGCCTGCCAGTTCATCTTCCTCAAGGGCGATTCGGTGTGCGAGACCTCGTACGGCGACCGGTCGGGCAAGTATCAGGGGCAGCAGGGTGTCACCCTGCCCAGGCTCTAG
- a CDS encoding disulfide bond formation protein B, producing the protein MKTASRPIALSVAGICLASLAVALVAQYGFGLRPCNLCLIQRVPFVLAALLGLLALRDGQPAALLLRLAGTALLINGGIAVYHVGVEQHWWASAVCSGGQQGAVAVADLLAEMSKPAEAQCDSPAWSFHGITMAALNVPFSALLGLGILWAVKRSEA; encoded by the coding sequence ATGAAGACCGCGTCCCGCCCCATCGCCCTCTCGGTGGCCGGCATCTGCCTGGCCTCCCTGGCTGTCGCCCTGGTCGCCCAGTACGGGTTCGGCCTGCGTCCCTGCAATCTGTGCCTGATCCAGCGGGTGCCGTTCGTCCTGGCCGCCCTGCTCGGCCTGCTGGCGCTGAGGGACGGCCAGCCCGCCGCCCTGCTGCTGCGCCTCGCCGGCACTGCCCTGCTGATCAACGGCGGCATCGCCGTGTATCACGTGGGCGTGGAGCAGCATTGGTGGGCCTCGGCGGTCTGTTCCGGCGGTCAGCAAGGCGCCGTGGCGGTGGCCGACCTGCTGGCCGAGATGAGCAAGCCGGCGGAAGCCCAGTGCGATTCTCCGGCCTGGTCATTCCACGGCATCACCATGGCCGCCCTCAACGTACCGTTCTCGGCCCTGCTGGGCCTGGGTATTCTGTGGGCGGTGAAGCGTTCGGAGGCCTAG
- a CDS encoding NUDIX hydrolase encodes MGLEGSRRRADYRRYRDLMATRPELFHRPGDGVAILLDEADIAAASRVVERRNRAKGLPPASASVGVLAEDAYILALRDAVRFPDGSLGTHNRVVYVNNAGGVAVLPLFEGRIVLLRVFRHAIGRFLLEIPRGSVEVGDGLEETVLREVAEETGGRASGAIHLGRTFCDTSLSNARLDYFLAELSGVGEPQLSEGIFDIVQVTPARFVGMVAEGGVEDAHAINAFYMARLKGLLP; translated from the coding sequence ATGGGATTGGAGGGATCGCGGCGGCGGGCCGATTACCGCCGCTATCGTGACCTGATGGCGACCCGGCCGGAGCTGTTTCACCGGCCGGGGGACGGCGTCGCCATCCTGCTCGACGAGGCGGACATTGCCGCCGCCTCGAGGGTGGTGGAGCGGCGCAACCGGGCCAAGGGCCTGCCGCCCGCCTCGGCCTCGGTGGGCGTCCTGGCCGAGGATGCCTATATTCTGGCCCTGCGCGATGCGGTGCGTTTTCCCGACGGTTCGCTCGGCACCCACAATCGGGTGGTCTACGTCAACAATGCCGGGGGGGTGGCGGTGTTGCCGCTGTTCGAGGGACGGATCGTCCTGCTGCGGGTCTTCCGTCATGCCATCGGCCGGTTCCTGCTGGAAATTCCCCGTGGTTCGGTCGAGGTGGGGGATGGGCTGGAGGAAACCGTGCTGCGCGAGGTCGCCGAGGAGACCGGCGGCCGGGCCTCCGGCGCCATCCATCTGGGCCGGACGTTCTGCGACACCTCGCTGTCCAATGCCCGCCTCGACTATTTCCTGGCGGAACTGTCGGGAGTGGGAGAACCGCAATTGTCCGAGGGCATCTTCGACATCGTCCAGGTGACGCCGGCCCGCTTCGTCGGGATGGTGGCCGAGGGCGGCGTGGAGGACGCCCACGCCATCAACGCCTTCTACATGGCCCGGTTGAAAGGGTTGTTGCCGTGA
- a CDS encoding sigma-54 dependent transcriptional regulator — MTDARLLIVDDEPHYRQLLSERLSRRGWATFTAANAQEALAIAETVGVDVALVDIMMAGMDGLTLFEHLRRMDPAIEGIILTGHANVDTAIKAMKLGAFDYLSKPYKLSELEIVVDRAFERRRLNHRCAGLVAQVEHLRGRGIDRMVGESQPWLSTINLARKAAAQDAPVLITGESGSGKEVIAAALHQWSQRAGNVFVPINCGALPDNLLESELFGHRRGAFTGAMADKEGLFQVASSGTLFLDEIGELQPSGQAKLLRVMETGEFRPLGQTALRRTETRVVAATNRDLKAEVKAGRFREDLYYRLNVLTIKVPPLRERRSDIPLLIAHLMARSQAQICDIEPAAMARLVDYSWPGNVRELRNVIERMLMLVEGPRVTENLVTSLISEPTDRGRSAGSPRFDHMMSLDEMDRAYVRWVLAQCDGNISTAAKKLKISRSTLYRYVEPENGATGTG; from the coding sequence ATGACGGACGCCCGCTTGCTCATCGTCGACGATGAGCCGCATTACCGCCAACTGCTCAGCGAGCGGCTGAGCCGCCGGGGCTGGGCGACCTTCACCGCCGCCAATGCCCAGGAGGCGCTGGCCATCGCCGAGACGGTGGGCGTCGACGTCGCCCTGGTGGACATCATGATGGCCGGCATGGACGGCCTGACCCTGTTCGAGCATCTGCGGCGCATGGACCCGGCCATCGAGGGCATCATCCTGACCGGCCACGCCAACGTGGATACCGCCATCAAGGCCATGAAGCTGGGCGCCTTCGACTACCTGTCCAAGCCCTACAAGCTGAGCGAGCTGGAAATCGTGGTGGACCGCGCCTTCGAGCGTCGCCGCCTCAATCACCGCTGCGCCGGACTGGTCGCCCAGGTGGAGCATCTGCGCGGGCGCGGCATCGACCGCATGGTGGGCGAGAGCCAGCCCTGGCTGAGCACCATCAATCTGGCCCGCAAGGCGGCGGCCCAGGACGCTCCGGTGCTGATCACCGGCGAAAGCGGCTCGGGCAAGGAGGTGATCGCGGCCGCCCTCCACCAGTGGAGCCAGCGCGCCGGCAACGTCTTCGTGCCCATCAATTGCGGGGCGCTGCCCGACAACCTGCTGGAAAGCGAGCTGTTCGGCCACCGCCGCGGCGCCTTCACCGGGGCCATGGCCGACAAGGAGGGGCTGTTCCAGGTGGCCTCCAGCGGCACCTTGTTCCTGGACGAGATCGGCGAGTTGCAGCCCAGCGGCCAGGCCAAGCTGCTGCGGGTCATGGAGACCGGCGAGTTCCGTCCCCTGGGCCAGACGGCGCTGCGGCGCACCGAGACCCGGGTGGTGGCGGCCACCAACCGCGACCTCAAGGCCGAGGTCAAGGCCGGGCGGTTCCGCGAGGACCTCTACTACCGCCTCAACGTCCTGACCATCAAGGTGCCGCCGCTCAGGGAGCGCCGCTCCGATATCCCGCTGCTGATCGCCCATCTGATGGCCCGCAGTCAGGCCCAGATCTGCGATATCGAGCCCGCCGCCATGGCCCGCCTGGTGGATTATTCCTGGCCGGGCAACGTCCGCGAGCTGCGCAACGTCATCGAACGCATGCTGATGCTGGTGGAGGGGCCGCGCGTCACCGAAAATCTCGTCACCTCGCTGATCAGCGAGCCGACCGACCGGGGGCGCAGTGCCGGCTCGCCCCGCTTCGACCACATGATGAGCCTGGACGAGATGGACCGCGCCTATGTCCGCTGGGTGCTGGCCCAATGCGACGGCAACATCAGCACGGCGGCCAAGAAGCTGAAAATCTCCCGCTCGACCCTCTACCGCTATGTGGAACCGGAAAACGGAGCGACCGGAACGGGCTGA